The DNA segment tttaaagaaataaaagcGTGATGTACGTACTTGGTTAAATTGTTCGATGGCGGCCAGGTTTTGgtgaacattaaaaataaatgttggAAGACGATATATACAAAATGTTATGAGAAAGTTTCGAATAGATTTATTAGCTAagagtgtttaattaatttgcaTATAAAGGCATGTTGAGAATTTGTTAAAGGCtattatcattaattaaatacATGTATACTACATCAAAAGTTAAAAGTTTTTGTGCAGCTTTCTTTTGATCTTCTGGAATCTTGGATTGCAAGAAACCAGGAAATCAGTGGATTCAAGAAAACGGGAGGATCCATATTCAGGGAGTTGGCTCTTTTCCAAGATTATCATGGGTTGCCAGCATTTAAGAAAGTAAATCTGGTTTAAATGCTAGTGCTACTGTGTGTgtgtacacacacacataccAAAAAATGATCATTTTCTACTCTTACCTTGCAGGAGCTAGTAGAGTACATGTCTGAGATCAGACAAAACAAAGTAACATTTGATCCCAACAAGGTCGTACTCACAGCCGGGGCAACCTCCGCGAACGAAACTCTCATGTTTTGCTTGGCCGAACCTGGTGAAGCTTTTTTAATCCCCACACCATATTATCCTGGGTATGTAAACACAAcgtttattttcgtttttattgatACAGTGTCAAGTTCTCAATTacaatataatatagtaaagctttgaaatatttattttcttccaGGTTTGATAGAGATCTGAAATGGAGAACCGGGGTTGAAATTATACCTGTACACTGCCACAGTTCAAACGACTTCAGAATCACTGCTTCTTCTCTGGAAGAAGCCTATAAACAAGCCCAAAATCTTCATCTAAAAGTTAAAGGGATTTTTATCACAAATCCTTCAAATCCCTTGGGTACCACATTTACTCTAAATGAACTAAATCTGATAATCAACTTCGCCATTAAAGAAAACATCCACATAGTAAACGACGAAATCTATACAGGCACCGTTTTCGATTCACCGAGATTCGTAGGCATCATAGAAGCTCTAAAGATAAGGAAATTCGACCCAAAGAGGACATCAATTTGGAGTCGGGTTCATGTCGTTTCCAGTCTTTCCAAGGATCTTGGACTTCCAGGGTTCAGAATCGGCATGATCTATTCAAATAATGATACCTTAATAGCCGCAGCAACTAAAATGTCGAGTTTTGGGCTTATTTCTTCACAAAGCCAATTTTTACTGTCCAAGATTCTGGCTGATAAGAAATTTATACGGAATTATGTGAAAGAGAACCGCAGGAGATTGAAAAACAGACATAAAATGCTGGTTTCTGGGTTGAAAAAAGTCGGTATCCAGTGTTTAAAGAGCAACTCTGGATTATTTTGCTGGGTGGATATGCGATCTCTGTTGAAGTCGGATACATTTGAAGCAGAAATGAATCTGTGGAGGGAAATGATTGGTGAATATTTGCTGAATGTTTCTCCAGGATCTTCGTGTCATTGCGTGGAACCTGGCTGGTTCCGTGTTTGTTTTGCAAATATGG comes from the Primulina huaijiensis isolate GDHJ02 chromosome 8, ASM1229523v2, whole genome shotgun sequence genome and includes:
- the LOC140982617 gene encoding 1-aminocyclopropane-1-carboxylate synthase 3-like is translated as MKMLSKKATCKSHGQDSSYFLGWQEYEKNPFDPIRNQSGIIQMGLAENQLSFDLLESWIARNQEISGFKKTGGSIFRELALFQDYHGLPAFKKELVEYMSEIRQNKVTFDPNKVVLTAGATSANETLMFCLAEPGEAFLIPTPYYPGFDRDLKWRTGVEIIPVHCHSSNDFRITASSLEEAYKQAQNLHLKVKGIFITNPSNPLGTTFTLNELNLIINFAIKENIHIVNDEIYTGTVFDSPRFVGIIEALKIRKFDPKRTSIWSRVHVVSSLSKDLGLPGFRIGMIYSNNDTLIAAATKMSSFGLISSQSQFLLSKILADKKFIRNYVKENRRRLKNRHKMLVSGLKKVGIQCLKSNSGLFCWVDMRSLLKSDTFEAEMNLWREMIGEYLLNVSPGSSCHCVEPGWFRVCFANMAKETLELAVGRIQALVNYERKKHKQKPDKFVQAMSWGNTLI